GATGTGAATTTTTAAATTGATTAGTTTGAAAGGCAGAATCTGTCTTCTGTAAATTGTCCTTATTCCAGCTTAGAAAATGCTCATGTTCTTAATGTGTTAAAGCCAAATTATGTGGGAACCACAAAAGGCTTTGATTAAACAGTGTCCAAAAACTGGGGATGAAAGTGCATCAAAATGGATGGCCTGCAATAACTAGTACTTAAGAGGAGAAGGTTTAGTGAAAAAGAAGTCATGCATTTTGTGCTTTGAGCTCTTACCAAATTAAGCAGTAAAAGGAAGAAGACTACACAACAGGATAGAGAAAATGTAGTATTTTTACCTGGGAAGGGAAAGGAAATCAGAAAATGACAATTTAAACTCTGGTAATTTGACTCCACTGCACATAATTGAATGCTCATATGGGTTTTCAAAGACTCAAAGTCTaccaaaatataatgaaactattaATAGAGAGACTACGAGTCCTGAAAAGATAAACCAGTATCCAACCATCAGAACCAACACAATAAAATAATCTGATCAAGACCCTTGAATAGCTTACTCCTAATTCATGGACAGTAATCTTGGAAATAGGGAGTACATAAAAGACTCAAAGGAGACAGTTTCAGTCTAAACATGAGAAAACTCAAACTGAAGCATCTTGCATGTACACCTGTGCCTTCCCCTTGCATGTGCATCCTGCATCCAAGCAAATTTGTTTGGGATTATTTTTCTAATCGTGGTATATGGAACACTTCAAAACTGATAATCATATGAGTAATAGCATAAGGGGCCATATATATTTACAGATTAGCAATTCATGGTTTTGCAAGCATTTCAGAAGGATATAGTACTTGaaagaacaaaaattgaagTATGTGATTTGCCTACTTGCAACTATTACAAGACTTTGTTATTCTGAATcactttttcttaatttaatttaacaaggaaatttagTCTTTGTCATTTCTGTGCCTCAAAATGCTGCCAAATGGAATATGCATTCCATCAATGTTCCTTGCCAGAGTATCAAGAACTTTAATGAACGGTTTAATGTTATCATTTggctttcttcttttattttggagtgGAGAAGGGTAACTTTTATGCATCTTTATATGCACGCCATACTATTAGTACAGCTATGGTATGCATATCGAAATTGACTTTATCCCTTAATCATTGTATTGGTCATTTGCACACTAAAAATGGCTATTTGGGCTTTTTCTCGATGGCTTCTGCTTCTTCCCTAGTTGATTATGGAAAAGTGATTCTTGGGAAATTTgttgaaagaaattgaaatcATGCTTTTGTTGTTAAAGTTTGTCAAAGTCAGTTAGCTGTTTCAATCGAAAACTCCTAAAGGCATTTATAATCTTTTATTTCTCTTATATATGTTttaaattttccttattttacgTATGCTTTTGATGAAAAAttatgctgaaattttgtaatttagtCTTTTACCTTATGGCTACCTATGCAGATTAGGAAAGGATGTGCTGCTTGTATAAAAAATTCTTGTTAGTTTTGCAAATTTATAGATTTCAGGCTTATGGAATCTCATTTTTTTGCAGCACTTGCATGATCAACTGCAATCGAAGATTAAAACTTCACATGTAAGATTTTTGTTTGTGAGTAGTAAttgcaattttcttttgttaCTGAATGATAATAAGATTATATGCACAAGTATGATCTAAATTTAAGATTGTACGCAATTTTGTTGATAATCATGCGAAAATTTCATGCTTATTTCTGGATCAAGGATTTCACATGTAGTCCTGTTGTTGAGAAAGAAAGTTTGTTTTGTGTTGTCTTCGACTTCGTACTGTGCTGAAGAATTTGATATGAATAATATTGTGCTAAACTTTTCTACACTTGTTTCTCATCCTAAAACCAGTACTCTGGTAGTGAAAATTTATATAAACTGTTAGGGAAACATAGGTGTATTTTGTCCTATCTTGCTGTTGATACATGTGTTCCTTAGCGGCTTCACCCAACATGCTTTGTATGATTTCTATTCTCTCCTTTCCTGGTGGAGATACTCTGTTTATTTTCCTTTGCTTTGATCTGTTGTGGGTTGTTACAGATCCCAGTTAAGTGGGTTGATATGCAAAATTATGCACTATAGATGgccttctttttccttcctaATCTAAATTCATCTTACAGAACGTAACTTTTCACTTGTAGTATAAATGATCAACCTCATATATCTCTTGGCACAGGATAAAATTGAAGAGCTAAATGCAATAGCTGGAAATCATACTGGCAAGGAGAACCCTAGTGCTGGCCCCATTATGGGTCAATTTCCTAACAGTTCCATGGTAAACAGAGTTCTTTTTCATAGTTTACTCAAAGAAGTGTAattctgctttttctttctccctAGGGTAAGTTATGCACTAATTTGGATGTCCTTCGTTTCAAGGGCATGGGTGGATCTTCTCATCAAAACCACTATTTAGATGGACATCAAATGGAGCCAGCCGATGGTGTACCGACGTACATACAAGAGAATGATCATCAACAAACTGGAAGTTTAATGCTTAATCATGGAATATATGGTTCACGGAGTGCAGATAATCATTCAAAACTTACATCTGATAATGATAGGCAAGTCTGGGGTTCTGCAGGCTTACTAATTTGGTCAGAATATGCTATGACAATCTAATGTTGTTCTCACATTTTGCAACATATCGATTTGACTGGTTCATGTTATGCTTTGTTCTTTGGTTCTTTGGTTCTTTTGTTACATGAAACCTTAAAATTGTGACCGCCAACTTCTTTGAAGCATTGTAAAACTGTGAATAGTGTGCTTCTTGGAAATAGATGAAGTTGCCatgaatttttattacttttcagCCATAGTCAATTGCACAATCCAATTGGGTATTTCTCCATCAGAATTTTATTGTAAGCAGTTTCTCATTGTCAGCCAAgactttcaaatttttttagtGTTTGTAAGTCTGATTTAATTTTACATACTTGTGGAGGCAGAAAAAGATTATTACTGGAGATATCTCTTTCCTAGACACAAGAATCAGTGCAACTTACATGTTTAATATTTGTTGTAATGCCTTCAGTATAGACCGCTGCATGAATGTAAACATTCTGGCTTTCTTATTATTTGCATTGTCAATGTCTGAACCTAAAAAGTTAGACTTCTGTGTGCTGCATCAGCCCCAAAGGAGTACATCATCAGATGCTTGGTTTCCAAGATAGATTGATAAAGTATGCCTACAATATGAGCAGAAATTTTGCTCCTTTGAACATCAAGAAGCTGAGTTATTTACCTTGCAGATGTAGCTTTTTAATTAGATTAATTTTACTCTTGTTGATTGATTGATTTATATTTCCCATAAGCCATGTGTTGAAATAGATATCTTTTCATGATTAGACATATTGTAGATATGACCTCACTGTATACATATTTTTGTCTGCATGTGCAAAAGAGGAAGAAGACATTTTATAGATAAGCCATTAGATGTCTGGTAGATAAGCTTTGACTTCCCCATACATATATTTTACCCATTAGTGTGAAATAGGAagaagacaaatccatatggcttttCCCGAGCTAGTGCATTCTAGTGTGCAACAAATTATTGTTGCTCTGTTGCATTGTGATTAGAAACTGTAGAATTAAATAGCTAGTTTGATTATTGACAATTTTCAACTTGTAAGTCTGCCTGATTTAGTTGATTCTTATAGTATTATTTAAAGGTTTAAAGAACCTGAGAACTGGTTCAGGCTGAACTTTTTGTATCAGGTTTTTGTTTTCAACCAGCTTGTCATTCTTGTATTATCTGgtggtccttttttttttttttggcatttcctACTGGATAAATGCTTCTTCCTAACAGACACATTTGCAGGGGTGTTGTAGGTTCTGAGGTAGACAATATATTTGACAGAAGTGGCATAAATATGAGACCAGATGAAAATGATCAGTTTTACCACTCTCCTAGAGTTGGTTCTTTAACTTCAGAAGGTAATACATGTTTTAGTCTGTATTCTTAATGATGGATTTCCTACAAAATCTAATTTTGTTTTTGGCACTAGGAGAGGGTCCTGGAATAGAAGGCTTTCAAATTATTGGAGATGCTAAACCTGGAGGAAAGCTTTTAGGCTGTGGATATCCTGTTCGTGGAACTTCTCTCTGTATGTTTCAGGTAAATATCATTCAAGGCTACTTCAGAAGATaacaacttttttattttgttgatataatgttattattttttaatttcttatttAATCATTTCTCTTTGCACCAGTGGGTTCGTCATTATCCAGATGGAACTAGGCAGTACATCGAGGGTAATCATCATTTATTAATTAGGCCTTCTCTCACATattaatttttctcaaaaaaagaaattgcaatTTATTATAATCTATAGTTTTATTCTGCACTCCTCGTATATTCACATATCAACAATAGAAGTGTTCCTTAGATATGTCATATTTTTCTAATCAGGAGCCACCAACCCCGAATATGTAGTTACAGCTGATGACATCGATAAAGTTATAGCTGTAGAGTGCATACCAATGGATGATCATGGACGCCAGGTTCTGCTTgacctttgttttttttttttttatatatatgtttatGAAGTTATTTTCCTTTGTTGCTTTAGAGTGTCTAAACTGCGGGTAATAAGTTCTAACTGCATGTTTTGCTTTCGAGTGGTCTCAGACATACCAATACATCCATATATTTCTGGTACAAAATCTTCAATTATTCAAGCTTGACCTTCTTAGAAATGTTTCTTACCTTGTGTCCAAGTACCTGCACTGATTTGCTGTTGGAGAAAACTTAATGATCAAATTTGGGGAGAAGAGTATTTAAAAAGATCTTCAAGAATTTGttgattatttgataagcaAATTAGTCAGAATTTGTTCATCTAGTAAAATTCTTTTCTGAAATTTTATGGGCTTAGCACTTGAAAGTTGTGGACTCGATCTCATAATTTGTTGATACAGGTTTACTTGGTTATAGTGAAGCCCAGGGATAACACTCAGGTTCAGGTTTAGCTTTCTGCTACTTttacaaagaaaagaaagaaaagattatAGGAAATCTTGGGCATGTTGGTAATCAATATTCTTTGAAGGATTTTTTTTAGATAACTTAGATCATCCTTTaaatttgttgtttatttttgtttgggtaAATTACACTTTTCTCTCCTGTCATTTAGCGCTTTTCACACTACCCTCCTCTGGTTTAAAAGCTATATTTAACGCCCTCATTGTTTGGGCTAAAGTCTCAAAGTGATGGAAATTGTCCTCTGCAGTGGAACCAGCTGGAATGTCTAGATTACTTTCACTTAGAAACTAAAATGATTGAAGTGGTCAAGATATAATGTAGTATGGGTTGCACTTTATTTGCCtataaatttcacattttttcACTTAACCCTTTTATGGTTGTcaaaatctatacataaccccctctgCGGTTAACAAATAGTTTCTATCTTGACATTGGGgtacttttgacttttttgtcGGAAGGCAATTTCCGTCACTTTTACACTTTAGTACAAACCATGAGGGGTTTATGTATAGCTTTGGAACCATAGGAGGGTTATGTGAAAAACTGATAGACCCTTCTTGTGTTACTTTAGTTACAGCAAATAAATTGAACCAATTCAATAATTTGAAGAAGTTCTAGACTGTTCAACTTTCTCATACAGCcattctgtttctttttctaattCTGATCACGCCATGATTGCTTAGTGAATTTGACCATTGTTTATTAGAAATCTAGGTGGCTTTcatctcaattttttattattgtggCACATGCATGAATACTCATCTTTAAGTGTCAGTCTGTTGTCTTCTTGACGTTTCACAagccatctttttttttttttaattttaatcagGGAGATCTTGTCAGGCTATTTGCAAATGATCAGAACAAAATAACATGTGGTAAGTTCAGTTACTTTAATTAACAGTTGTATGGTTGATGCTTGAAATATCAAATTGACATGGTGGTTCGTATTCTCATTTTTGTGTTCTCATGGTCCAGAAAGCTACACAGTTCTTACAGTATTTGTTCCTATAACTTTTTTTTGGTATCTTTTATCTGATAAAACTGAACTGGAATCCTGCCCATCCTCTTTCTTTTAGTGGTATTTGATTAAGGAATATAGTTTTAGAACTCAAAATTGTTCTTTTAGTTCATTAAGCATGTCCCTTATAAGTCTTATCTAAATGAAAACCATCAAGTATAAGGAACCCAAGATGCTCAATAGTAGAGGTAAGGTTGTCATGGCTTGTCCTTGTAATCTCTACTCAAAGCTCATATACGTATATTGATCCAATCCAGACCAACCTCCAGGACACGATGGTAGTTATTGATTGAAATGTCAATAGTGCGAGGTTAGCTAATTTATGAAGAATTTAAAGGACATTACACCAGACCCACCGTTAAGCTTGGTATATagtacaaaatgaaatttttgggCCAGATGATTTTATGATTCACTCTTTCTGACTATGAAAATTAATTATGTCAGTGATGTAAGAACTTTAAAGAGGCTAATACATTCGATGCAGGAAATCTGTAAACAGGCTGATACATTTGATGCAGGAAAGCTGCAAAAGAATTTAATTCAGTCTTTGATTTGTATTAATCCCTATTCTAAATAAGGTTGAGACAATGTACTCTGTTCTTGAATATATTAAAAGCTTCCTGAAAAGTAGAAGAAGCCTGTAATCATGTGTTCTGCTTAACCTCAAATAATATATCTCCTAACTATGTAAATTTAAAAAGTAATCAACTACTGATGTTTATGTAAATAATACTTGAACACATACAACTAGCCAATTCCTTTGAGTAATTATTCTAGTTCCTGTCAACATTCGTTGACAAATTTGGTCTAGTTTGGGCAATCAAGTTTGGATCGTGTGATAGTTTCAACCAGAAACAACAACCTTGAAAAGAGATAGAAATGTCATGTATTATTTGCAAGGAATCATGCGAAGCGCCAAAATTGcaattctttctctctctctaaaatGAGAAGCTACCTAGACCTCGTAGTTTGTATTTTAAAAAGCCCAACTAATTTTCATTCTAGAGTTACCAAAAGAACTGTCAAGAGCCCTAAATTTCTTCAGCACGTAGATCTTAATGCTTTTACAAGAAGTCAATTAAGTCATTACCTCCAAGAGGTGTCAATTATTTTAATTTGACTTGTTTAGATGCTTGCAGAAGAAAATTGCTTAGCAAGTGTCAATTCGGTTTGGAACATTTTACCTTATTGTTTCTGAATGTTTATTTTCATATGAAGTTTTAGAATATCTCATCATGCTTTGTAGTTATCCATGAATGCATAATTACAGTTTTGCAACTACATATATTATATTTTCCAGTTGCTTTTAGCAGTTTAACATCATCAAGTTTTTGGTAAGTGGACTGTGGATATTTGTTTGCATAAGCATCAGTACAGGACATTCTTTGGTTGCATGCTCATTTCTCTGCAATACTTGCTGGCAAATGATACCTTTGGCTTTTGCAGATCCTGATATGCAACTGGAGATAGACACCCATATTTCAAATGGCCAAGCGACATTCAATGTTCTAATGCTTGTAGGTTATATATAATTTGCTAATATCAAACTCATATTTATTTACCTACTCATACTGTTCACTTGTTAGACACCACTTATCTAATTTTGGATCTAATTTATAGGATTATAGGTGCTAGTTTGTAGGTTTATAATTTGTACTCACCTTTTTAGATGCATAAACACAGAGTGATTTGTGGATTATTATCAATATCAGGAAAGGTTTACACCAGTAATAAGTGAATTAGAAAGGCCTCTAATGGTGTAATAGTTATTATTTGCTTACTCCTAGTGTACAGTCAAATAGTGAGTGCACCATAtcatactttccatatagtaatGTTGCAATAGATTTTGCAAATGGACTAAAAGAATTTGAAAGGAGCAGATAGCATGTTGCATCTTGAAGTTGTAATGTTAACCAAGGCACTCTTCCCTTTATTTGGCTCCCTTTCAAATATTTGTAGTCATGTGATTATTACTCTTTTTGAGTTAAAATGGACCATCCATGGCTGAGAGGCATACAATGAAATAAAGTGATGTCCTTCCCCACTGTTATATTTGTATCTTTTCTGTGAAATTGCTGCCTCGTCCGCCTGGTTGTGCACCTGGAAAAAAACAAGAGATCCTACATGCCCTCTTCGCTTTTTCTGCTTTAGAAGTATTATCTACATGAGCAATTATTTCCTTATTTGCGGCAGAATAAATCACCAGCATCATCCCCTCATGCATGATTAATGTTGCTACATATAAAATTACCAAAAGCGATAAGATCTGGAAATTGTAAACCTTACAAAAGATGAATAAACTGATTATGATTGTGTTAAATTCTTAGGAGTTGTGAGTACTGCAGATAATTCTATATTTGTTACCCTGCCAAAAGATAGTTAAACCTTGACTATGTATGTTGTTATTAGCaacttaaattattttttatttagctATAAAGATATTTAGCATTAATCATCCAATTTGCAAACAGATAGATTCTTCCGAGAATTGGGAACCGGCAACCATATTTTTGAGGCGATCAAGTTTCCAAGTCAAGGTTCACAGAACGCAGGAAGTGGCAATTGCAGAGAAATTTTCCAGAGACTTGTCGGTAATGCTTTTTACTTTCTAACAGTTTGGACAATCAAGAATCTAATACTCATATTGGGGATTGTTTTTATCTGGACCTGAATTTCATTTATGGAATGCAAATACATTTAAGCACTTTTTGGAATGACAGTGTTTCACTTTTTTAAGCAATTATATGTATGCAGAGAAGTTTTATAAATGCATATTTGCCTATGTTGATCATTTGATCCATTTGGGTTCCTATAGATGATAATTGTGTCCCAAAAGTGAGTTGATTCCCTACTCAATTAAGCTTCTCCCTTACTCAAGTGATCTGTCAAAACAATTGTGTGCTGAAGTTTAAATTTGTCAGTAACTTTGCATGGCCAGCTAAAAGTGGGCTTTTTAGACAAGACAAGATTGTCGTCACTTTACATTGGCCTCCAACATTAACTGATGGTGTAGTGATACATTAAAATTAAGTTGTACTTGATTGTTGTGGAGTGACTGTATTAGTGAGAATAATGTATATGACTACCAGTATTTATTAGTGATACCTTGTTATGTATTTTGATTTTGTGATTATTAGGTTTAGATTTGGAATATTCTCACGGATAACAAACATATCAACAGCATTGCTCTCTTACCTTTTGCAGGTTAAAATTCCCAATGGGGTCTCATCACAGTTTGTTTTAACATATTCTGATGGTTCTTCACATTTTTTCAGCACAAACAATGATGTTAGGTATGCACCATTATAACTTTCTAACTTGCCCTGTGTTACTCTCATAAGTGGTAATTATGCATAGTGTTGTGGGGTACATGAATCCTTTTTCATAGGTTTGCACATGGAACTTCCCATTTAGTTTTACCATGTAACTAAGAACTTAAAAGCTCCTCTCTATGATATTCACAGGAGGACCTTAGTGGGGCCACGCTAATGTACATTCAGgatattggaaaaaaaaaactttctaatgattttccattttcctGGTTGATTGTATGTAATTGTATGTGTTTTAATGTTTATGCATAGACGTACAAGAAATAATAGCAAAAATAATGATGAGCAACTTCATACATATCCTGTGCAGCATTATGCCTAGAGTTCCTtacttccccccccccccctctttttCAGAGAGTCATCTTCCTTAAAATGTGCAATAGGTGTAACTCTTCCTTTGGTTTCCCAATTGGGGTTGGGCCTAGTATAGCAGTCACTTGGAGCTCATTTCTAAACATCAGGATATTTACCTAAACAGAACAACTACTACTTAGTGAATAAATTAACTCATTTAGGGAGCTCAAAATCAGCTTCCAAGTTACATAGATTGCTGAGCAAGCAATGGGCATGGCTACAAAAGCTTGATGCTATGATCTTTGAGCCAATTTAATTGTATCATCTTGTGGGAGGTTCCAAGCTGCTAGCTCTGGAATAATCTTGCTTTCTCCTTGTAGAGTTACTAACAATTCGATAAGGTGTGCCATTTTCGAGCTCTGTAAATGAAtgtcttttgttctttttctttccctgATTTTATGGCTCAATTACAATGGAAGGAATCACTTCTGCATAATTTGATTAAATTTTAGTGCCTTTTTTTTCACCGAATTAATAGTTTACTACAGCTATACTAGAGTAATTGCACGCCTCATGTTTTCTTGGTGTGTATTGCAATGTATGATGTGATGCCATTTCTTTCTGGCAGAATGCGTGATACACTAGCATTGACAATAAGAATCTTCCAGACGAAGGTATGCTTCTCTGCAGATAACATCATTTGTACTTTTGGAATCTAGAAGTCTCTTTTTGTTAAAGATCCTTGGTATTTTCTCTCTTTAATCAAGGATTTTATCTTTGTGTGATGTAAGTGGTTTTGTAGTTCCTTATGTTCTTGGATAGTGAGTAAGTTTTTTGTTGTTATGTACTCTAGACTCGGGAAGATATAAGCCAATACACAAGCAAACTGATGTAGTTCCATTTTTATCTTGTTAGATGCAACAGTAAGCTGCAGGAGAATATATAATGAAAATATTAAGTTTTTTTAATCTTAAAATCCACCTAGTTCGAGAGTTTACTTGGCTACCTATTTTATTAAACAGTTCCAAGTTTGAAATCCCAATACAAAAAAGTTAAAAGTCtatataaatcaagcaaaagtTTTCCAAAGTTTGGAGACGAATTGAAATCAAAAGTATAGCAGCTTCTATATGCTGAGTCTGCTGACAAGAAAAATTTTGGGATCAAACCAGCTTCCCTGTAAAATTGCTTCTCTCCAAATATGAGAACGttgaaaacatcaaaaacatTGAACAGAAAACCCAAGTGAAAAttaggttttctttttctttcattatttAGAAGGGAAGGGATGGGAAAGGAAGTAGTGGCGAGGACAGGGGATTCATGGGATTGGAGATGAGAAATGAAGCCTCATACTAAGACAAGGAGCAATACCTCTTATCCGCTGGAATGCTTGAATATAAATCAGTTGATTCAAGGAATATTGTTTATTTTAGATGTCTACTCATGAGATCAGGAGGCAAGTTAGTCAATCTGCCTTTTTGGGTGGGCCTTGCTTCCTCATTGTCTTCTTTCCTCTATTTGGCTATAATTGAAAACAACATTTGTCATGTTAACATCACTAGCTTTTTAAACACCTGGAAAGGGAATACTTATAAAATTGGACAGATTTGTTCAATGTAAAATTACAGGGCATCCCATGCAATCAAAGTTTAGTACATATGCAAAATGTTCCCTCAGGCTCAACACAATATTGCCAGTGTCCTAGATCCCTTTAAACTCTACTGTCAACAGATTCTAAAAGGTTAGTAGCACCAAGGAGAATATGCAGCTAAATTTCATCATTCATTGGCCTTGTGCCAAAATGAATACTGATGTGGCCCTAGACATATGAAATCGGCTGTTGAAGCAGTAACAAATGTATCGATTATGCAGCCCATATAGACATTTATTGGCATTGTGTCAATGTCAAACCTAAACTGATTATCTGTAGGACATAGCATGCATACTTGCTTGGCATATTGCTAAGCTTTTCTGCCATTGTCGTGCTCAGAAACAAATGTGGATCATTGAGATCTTACTATATGTGTTTGATGGTATAAAATAGCTTGGacttatttctttcttcttctagaTTCCAAATCACAACTGTCTTCAAAGTGGTTACAATTTATCTATGCCACACTTCCAACAAGACTTTCCATTATTGAAAATTCTAAAAAGTTTTGTGCTTGTTCAAATTGGTAGAATGAATTGTGCCACTGCATAGAGCTCCAGTTTCAAACCTGACTAGTCACTCTTACCAAGTGGGATCCTATTACAAGTAGCTTTAGTTAGTTTCCCAAAATTCCAAGGTCCATGCTCAAAGAAAGTATGTCATATGGGACATGAAGCCAAAGGCTGCAACCGGTATACATGTTTGACATGTTCTGCAGTGTCCATTAGATATAAGTTCAACATTACTAAGTCTTTTAACAAGTCTTTCTGATGTGTACAAGTTTTGGTGATATGAAGTAAAATTGTGGTCAATTGAAAGCTCAACCACAAAACCATTGGGTTTGTTGATTTTCTATAATTCATGGAACGTGGGACATTATGCATGTCTTTGGTGATTAGATtgtaaaatttcttttgatgggtttcataaggctacaattgaCACCAATAGTTTGTAATAGCTTCTATGACTAGTGTTTTGACTATGGGGAAAAAGAGACTGTGTCTGATATGATAATAATTTGATGCATTTTAAACTACATTTGCTTGTTTGAAGCATTGTTGCATTGAAGTTCAGTGTACTCCTAAAGGTTTTCATGTCCATATGCATCGAATTAGTTCACTTAGTGAACATCATGCAGGTGAAGTTCACAAATTTATATAGGATATCAAGGCTTCAACATGAAATTG
This portion of the Coffea arabica cultivar ET-39 chromosome 2e, Coffea Arabica ET-39 HiFi, whole genome shotgun sequence genome encodes:
- the LOC113732100 gene encoding uncharacterized protein isoform X1, encoding MNGNKDMRMEAGSNNLASRPNMATNSITKNFKGSDNHHNFQDQAAVELYSQSRAKENEIMFLREQIALASMKESQLLSEKHSLERKFSELRLALDEKQNEAITSASNELARRKGDLEENLRLINELKIAEDEKYIFMSSMLGLLAEYGIWPRVTTAFTLTNSIKHLHDQLQSKIKTSHDKIEELNAIAGNHTGKENPSAGPIMGQFPNSSMGMGGSSHQNHYLDGHQMEPADGVPTYIQENDHQQTGSLMLNHGIYGSRSADNHSKLTSDNDRGVVGSEVDNIFDRSGINMRPDENDQFYHSPRVGSLTSEGEGPGIEGFQIIGDAKPGGKLLGCGYPVRGTSLCMFQWVRHYPDGTRQYIEGATNPEYVVTADDIDKVIAVECIPMDDHGRQGDLVRLFANDQNKITCDPDMQLEIDTHISNGQATFNVLMLIDSSENWEPATIFLRRSSFQVKVHRTQEVAIAEKFSRDLSVKIPNGVSSQFVLTYSDGSSHFFSTNNDVRMRDTLALTIRIFQTKAMDEKRKGKSMNSS
- the LOC113732100 gene encoding uncharacterized protein isoform X2, with the translated sequence MATNSITKNFKGSDNHHNFQDQAAVELYSQSRAKENEIMFLREQIALASMKESQLLSEKHSLERKFSELRLALDEKQNEAITSASNELARRKGDLEENLRLINELKIAEDEKYIFMSSMLGLLAEYGIWPRVTTAFTLTNSIKHLHDQLQSKIKTSHDKIEELNAIAGNHTGKENPSAGPIMGQFPNSSMGMGGSSHQNHYLDGHQMEPADGVPTYIQENDHQQTGSLMLNHGIYGSRSADNHSKLTSDNDRGVVGSEVDNIFDRSGINMRPDENDQFYHSPRVGSLTSEGEGPGIEGFQIIGDAKPGGKLLGCGYPVRGTSLCMFQWVRHYPDGTRQYIEGATNPEYVVTADDIDKVIAVECIPMDDHGRQGDLVRLFANDQNKITCDPDMQLEIDTHISNGQATFNVLMLIDSSENWEPATIFLRRSSFQVKVHRTQEVAIAEKFSRDLSVKIPNGVSSQFVLTYSDGSSHFFSTNNDVRMRDTLALTIRIFQTKAMDEKRKGKSMNSS